The nucleotide window TTCCTAGTCTAATAAGCTATATTGATCTTGACTTTGTTACACCAAATGAAAAAAAATTATTTGAATGTGACATTATTTTCTTTGCTACCCCACATGGTGTAGCCATGAATAGCGTTAGTAAATTCTTAAACAAAGATATTAAAATAATTGACTTAGGTGCTGATTTTCGCATTAAAGATAGCACTGAATGGAGTAAATGGTATGGTATGACACATACACAAGGTGATTTATTAAAAGATGCTGTTTATGGCTTACCTGAAGTTTATAACTCACAAATCAAAAACGCAACCTTAATTGCCAATCCTGGGTGCTATCCAACCGCAATCATTCTAGCACTCAAGCCTTTGCTTGAAACAAATATAATTGACACAAAAAGCATTATTGCTGATTGCAAATCAGGCGTTAGCGGTGCAGGAAGAAGCGCTAATATTGCCACACTTTTTTGTGAAGTAAACGAATCTTTAAAACCTTACAATGTTGATCAACATCGTCATAAGCCTGAAACACAACAAGTTTTAACCGATATCGCGGGAAAAGAAGTGAATTTTTTCTTTACTCCACATTTAGTACCTATGACTAGAGGTATGCTTGCTAGCATTTACGTTGATTTAATAAAGGATATCAACGTACAAAAATTATTTGAAAAACACTACCAAAACAACAAATTTATTCACATATTACCAACTAATGTTTATCCACAAACAAAATCAGTTAAAGGCACAAATAATTGCCATATTGGTATTCAAAAATCGAATAACAAACTTATCATTATGTCAGTTATTGATAATATCATTAAGGGTGCCTCAGGGCAAGCTATACAAAACATGAACCTTATGTTTGGGCTTGATGAAGGATTAGGATTAGAACAAATTGGTTTACTACCATAAGGAAATAACATGGAAATAAAACAAATTTCAGAAAAAGCAGATATCATTTTTAGTGATAATGCAGCTAAAAAAGTATCAACATTAATTGAAGAAGAACAAAATAATAACCTGTATTTACGTGTTTATATCACAGGCGGTGGCTGTTCTGGATTTTCCTATGGTTTTACTTTTGATGAAAAACGTAAAGAAGGTGACTCAAGTGTTACAAATAATGGCGTACAATTAGTGATTGATCCCATGAGTTATCAATACTTAATTGGTGCAACTGTTGATTACTTGGAAGACTTACAAGGTGCACGTTTTATTATTCATAACCCAAATGCTAAAACTACTTGTGGTTGTGGCTCATCTTTCTCTGTATAAATTATGATTAAATATATCCCCGGCTTAGCAGGTGTTCCTGCAACAGAATCCTCCATCTCTTCCATTGATGGAAAAAATGGTATTTTAACTTATCGTGGTTACTCAATTGAAGATTTAGTCAAATACGCCTCTTTTGAAGAAGTTTCTATGCTACTCCGAGATGGAGAATTACCAGACAAAAACAGATTAGATAACTTTAAAGATGTTTTACATAAACGCTATGAAGTAAAACGTAATATCCACTCTATGATGTGGTCTTTACCCGCTACTGGACACCCAATGAATGTTTTACAAACCGCCATTGCCGCTATGGCAACATTCTATCCTGATGCTGGCGCACAAAATCCTGATTCTATTTGCACGCAAAGTGCACTAACTAAAATTATTTCTAATATGAGTACTCTGGTGGCAATGTGGACACGTATTAGTGCTGGTTATAATCCTATTCCACCTAGTAAAGGGATGTCATATGCCAAGAACTTTTTATATATGTCATCTGGAGAAGAACCTGATAATAATATTGTCAAGCTTTTTGATGCTTGCTTAATTTTACATGCAGAACACACGATTAATGCCTCAACTTTCTCCGCCATGGTAACTGCTTCTACACTTGCCAATCCATTTGCTTCAATTTCAGCTGCAGTTGGCACTTTAGCAGGTTCTTTACATGGTGGTGCAAATGAAGATGTGCTTAAAATGTTAGACGAGATTGGAAATGCCAAAAATGCACGTACTTATATTGAAAATCGCCTAAAAAATAAACAAATCATTTGGGGTATGGGGCATAGAGAATATAGTGTTAAAGATCCTCGAGCAAATATTTTACAAAACATGATTGAATCTTATATCAAAAAATCTAATATGCATTTTTCTAAACGCTTTGAAACTGCACTAGAGGTAGAAAGAGTTTGTGAAGAGTTGCTATCAAATAAAGGTATTTATCCAAATGTAGATTTTTACTCAGGAATTGTATATGCCGAAATTTTCAAAATTCCACAAACACACTTCACACCTATTTTTGCTATGGCTCGCTCGAGTGGATGGACAGCTCATTGGCACGAACAAGTTAGACACAACCGTATTTTTAGACCAACACAAATCTATACAGGGGCTCATTTTAGAAGTTATCCTAAAAAATAATTATGGAAAATACTACACATTTTGGATTTAAGCAGGTGGCTACAAATGACAAACAAAGTTTAGTGAGAGATGTCTTTAACTCTGTTGCAGGCAAGTATGATTTAATGAATGATATATTATCTTTTGGTACACATCGACTTTGGAAACATTATGCAATCACTTCAGGTAATATTAAAATGGGTGACAAAGTACTTGATATTGCTGGGGGTACAGGTGATTTAACCATGGAATTTACACGACAAGTTGGCGATAATGGACAAGTTATACTCAGTGATATTAACACTACCATGCTACACGAGGGTCGAAAAAAATTAACTAATAAAGGTATTTTTGGCGTTGAGTTTATACAACTCAACGCACAATACCTACCTTTTAAAAATAACACGTTTGATTGTGTCAGCATTGCCTTTGGCCTTAGAAACGTAACTAATCAAGACCAGGCGCTTGAAGAAATGTATCGTATTTTAAAACCTAGCGGTTGTTTGTTAATTTTAGAATTTTCTACAACCAATTCTGTGTTACTAAAAAAAATATACGACTTTTATTCATTCAAAATTATACCAAAACTCGGTGATATTATTGCTAACGATAAAACCTCATACCAATACTTAGCTGAATCAATCCGCAAACATCCAAACCAAAAAACTCTTAAAAACATGGTACTAAATGCTGGATTTGACTTTTGCGAATATCACAATCTATCAAGTGGTATTGTTGCCTTGCATAAAGGCGTAAAAGTATAAAAGACAATGCAACTTTTTTAGCATAAGAAAACTGCCATAATTAAAAAAACATTAAATCGCTTAATTACTAACAATGAGGTTAACATCCATATACTCAACAAAAAAACAATTGGTTTTTCTTTAAAAAATTTACAGTTAAACTTACATTTCATATACACTAACAATCAAATATTTGTCTTACCTGCTACTAACAAACCTACAAACGTCAATATTACACTAAAATCTATAGTGTTTATATTCTTACTTCAATGTAAAGGTTTAACTCAATTAATCAGACAAGATAAAATTAATATTCATAGTGATTTTAAAACTACTCAACTATTGATTAACCTATTAAAAAAGGTTGATATTGACTTTAAAGAAATAATATCAAAATACACAAGCGACATAGTTCCTTATCAACTAGCAAAACTAACGAAAAAAATCCAAAAAGTTAATATACAAAAAATAAATTCGCTTGAAATGATTAAAAATAGACTATCCACTCTATCGATCAATAAAATCAAAACAAAACGACACAAACGTAAAAACAGTTGGACTCTATGTATAGCTTTCTAAGATTTATTAAGATTTCTCGTGTTTTAATGCGATATCGTCTTGATTCTTTAGTGCTATCAACGCCACTACTAAAAAGTTTTAAGCCTTTAGTATATCTCATTCCTTGGCATTACTTTCCCGTTAAAAAATACACACGAGGTCAACGAATTCGATTAGCGCTAGAAGAATTAGGACCTATATTTATCAAATTTGGACAAACACTTTCCACTAGACGCGACTTAATACCAAAAGATATTGGAGATGAATTAGCAAAACTACAAAACAACTGCCCTGCATTTGACCCAATAAAAGCTAAAAAAATTATTGAACAATCACTCGGCGAATCCACTGAAAATTTATTTAAACGTTTTGATATTAAACCTCTAGCCTCAGCCTCAATTGCACAAATACATACTGCATTAACAAATGATGACAATGAAGTGGTAATTAAAGTCGTCAGACCAGATATCAATAAGGTCATCCAACATGATATTAAATTAATGTACACCTTAGCAATGTTATTTAACAAACATCAACTTAGTAAAAAACTACGTCCTATAGAAGTGGTGGCAGAGTTTGAAAACATTATTCTAAATGAATTAGATATGCGTATTGAAGCCAATAACTGTTTAAAAATTGGCAAAAATTTTAAAAACTCCAGCCTACTTTACATTCCAAAAATTTACCCTAACTTATGTCATAAGAATATTCTAACAATAGAACGAATTCATGGTATTCCAGTTAATGACATTGAACAACTAAAAGCCAATAATATTGACATGAAACAACTAGCAGAAGAAGGTGTGATTATTTTCTTTACTCAAGTTTTTAAACATAATTTTTTCCATGCTGATATGCATCCTGGTAATATTTTTGTTAATACTAATGGGCAATATATGGGAGTTGATTTTGGCATCATGGGTACTCTAACCAAGACAGACAAAGATTTCTTAGCAGATATTTTCATAGCGTTTTTCAACCAAGATTATAAAAAAGTAGCACAAATATATATTGATTCTGGCTGGATAAGTTCAACAACAAACATATTTTCCTTTGAAACTGCAGTTCAAAGAATTTGTGAACCAATGTTTGAAAAACCTTTAGGTGAAATATCTTTTGGTCAAGTATTGCTTGAACTTATTCAAGAAGCCAAAAATTTTGACATCACTATTCAGCCACAACTGTTATTATTAGATAAAACTTTACTAAACATTGAAGGGCTTGGTAGACAACTATATCCCCAGCTTAACTTATGGACAACCGCAAAACCATTTTTAGAAAACTTGGTCAAAGAAAAATATAGTATAAAACACACCTTTGAAAAAATCAAAGACCAAACTCCTCAACTACTAAAAGACATTCCAGAGCTACCATCTATGACTATTAATGCAATCAAACAATTAAACCAAATAAAAGATATAGGACATCTTTATATCCAACAAACCAATATTATTGTTAACCAACTTAAAAACAACGAAAACAAACACACTTCAGCCATTTTAGCTGGATCTATGACCATCCTTAGCGGTATTTTAGCAGTTAATACATTTTGGCTTCCAAGTTTATTCAGTAGTATCATTGCTTTAATATTTTGGTTCCAAAGTATATAAAAAATTACTCCAACTCAACATGGAGAATTTGTTATTTTACTTTTAGCCAGATTTTCTGGTAAAATAATATCTTCGATATAAATATATTTGATCACAAAATATATCTTTTATATAACGTCGCCCATTGCGGTGTTTTTTTATTTTTGGAGTATCAATATGAATCTAACAATTAACGCTTTAACAAGAAATTACCAAGGTAAAGGTGCGAACCGTCGTCTACGTCGAAATAATAAAATTCCTGCTATTGTTTATGGTACTGGCAAACCACCTAGCAAAATAACCTTAGATATTTTTGAAATTACTCACTTATTAAAAAATGAGGAAACTTACACTTCAGTACTTAACCTAATAGTTAACAAAAACAAAGAAGCAGTAATTATTAAAAATTTACAACGCCACCCCGCTAAAAATAGCATCACTCATATTGACTTCTTACGTATTAACTTAAACCAATCTATTATCACTAGTATCCCTATACAATTTAACGGCGAGGAAGATAATAAGGCCATGCGTCTAGGTGCAGTTCTTAATCAATTTATGACTGCCATTGAAATTTCTTGCTTACCAACAAACTTACCTCACAGTATTAATGTAGATATCAGTCATCTTACAATAGGTGAACATATTAACTTGACAGATATTAATATACCAAAAGGTATAGTTATCACCGCATTAACACACGGTGATATTGAAACTCATAACCAAAGTATTGCTATAATTCAAGAGCCTAGAAAGATGGCTGAAATTGAAGAAAATATCCTTGTTAAAGCTGAAGATAGTAAAAATAAAATTACTAAAGATAATGAAACTAACAAAGATAAATCAAATTTATAATTTATCCAAACATGACGATAAAACTAATTGTTGGCTTGGGCAACCCGGGCAAAAACTATAAATACCATCGTCATAATGTTGGATTTTGGTTTTGTGACGCTTTAGCTAAACTATACGCTGGAAATTTTAAAAAAAGAACTAAGTTCTTTGGTGAAGTCACCCAGATTAATATATTTAATCACAAAATTCAATTACTCAAACCTACTACATTTATGAATTGTTCTGGTCAATCAATTCAAAGTATTGCTAATTTTTATCAAATTAATGCTGATGAAATATTAATCGTACACGATGAACTAAACATCAACCCTGGCATTGCCAAAATTAAATCAGGGGGTAGTCATGGTGGACATAATGGCTTAAAAAACACTATTAAAATCTTAGAAACTAAAGCATTTTACAGGCTAAGAATTGGTATAGGTCATCCAGGTAACAAATTACCAATAGTTGATTTTGTACTAAACACACCCAGTAAGGACGAATTGGACAAAATACAAAACGCTTTGAACAATTCGTTACAAGTAATTGAAGATGTGATTAAAAATAACTTGGATAAAGTCATAAAAACTTTACAAAAAAAAGAAATAATCTAAGGGGGTGATAAAATGGGATTTAAATGTGGCATAGTTGGTCTACCAAATGTTGGAAAGTCAACCTTATTCAATGCATTAACTCAATCTAATATTGAATCTGTCAACTACCCTTTTTGTACAATTAAACCAAATATCGGTATTGTACCTATTAATGATGAACGCTTAGATAAATTAGCAAAAATTATTAACCCTAAAAAAATTATACCTGCCATAATAGAATTTGTTGATATTGCTGGATTAGTTAAAGGCGCTTCAAAAGGTGATGGACTAGGCAATCAATTTTTAACCAATATACGTGAAACAGATGCAATTATCCACGTTATTCGTGCTTTTGATAATGATAATATTATTCACGTATCAGGAAAAGTTTCACCACTTGATGATATTGAAATTATTAATACCGAACTTATTCTAGCCGATTTGAATGTAGTTGAAAAATTGTATAAAAAATCCCTCAAAAATACCAAATCTGGTCAAAAAGATGGTATCCCCCTTCACAATATATTGACAAAAATATTATCTGTACTTAACAATGGCAATAGTATACGTACGCTCTCGTTTGATAAAGAAGAATTAAAATTACTAAAAGGTCTTCAATTACTTACCATTAAACCAATTTTATACGTTGCAAATGTAAGCGAAGTAGGCTTTTTAAATAATCCTTATTTAAAGATAATAGAAAAATTATCCAACAAAGAAAATACACAAATTGTCACAATTTGTGCTAAAACAGAAGATGAAATTTCAGAATTAGACAAAAATGAAAAACAAGAGTTTCTATCTGAAATGGGACAAAGTGAATCAGGACTAGATAGATTAATTAAAGCAGGATATAAATTATTAGGATTACAAACATATTTTACTGCTGGGGCTCAAGAAGTAAGAGCTTGGACAATTAACATTGGTGATAAAGCTCCACAAGCTGCTAGTAAAATTCATAGTGATCTTAAAAAAGGCTTTATTCGCGCACAAACCATCGCATTTTCTGATTTTATTGAATTTAAGGGTGAAAAAGGCGCAAAAGAGGCTGGGAATTTACGTTCAGAAGGCAAAGAATATATCGTTCAAGACGGTGATATCATACATTTTCTGTATAATATATAAACTTATTTAATACTAAATATAAACTTATTTAATACTAAACTAATGAAATCTAAAAAACAAACAAAACTATTGTTAATTCTAGATGGATGGGGTTATTCTAAAACAACCAAAAATAATGCTATTGCACTAGCAAATACATCAGTTTGGGATAGATTAAATCAAACCTTCCCACATTCTTTAATTCATACCAGTGGCAAAGACGTTGGCCTACCTGGAAAACAAATGGGTAATTCAGAAGTTGGGCATCTTAATCTAGGTGCAGGACGTATTGTAAAACAAGACTTTACTCGAATTTATAACGAACTTCAAAATGGTGATTTCTTTAGAAATCCAATTCTAAGAAACTCGTTAGAATACGCAAATGATAACAATAAAGCTATTCACATTATGGGGCTTTTATCTGATGGTGGCGTACACTCACACGAAGAACAAATCCACGCCATGTTAGAAATGACATCTAGACAAGGTTGTAAAAACGTTTATTTACATATATTTACAGACGGTAGAGATTGCGCACAAAAAAGTGCAAAAAAATACATTAAAAAACTTGAAAGTAAAATGAAAGAGCTTAATACGGGAGAGATTGTTAGTCTCATTGGTCGATATTTTTCAATGGATCGAGACAATCGTTGGTCACGTATACGTTACGCTTATGAACTTATAGCAAAAGGTAAAGCAAAGTTTTTAGCCAAATCTGCTTTAAACGCTATAGAATTAGCATACGCACGTGGCGAGACTGATGAGTTTATCCAATCAACCTCAATTAAAGCACCAACCTCAATAAAAAAAGGTGATGTGTTAATTCTTATGAATTACCGTGCAGATCGTGCTAGGCAAATTACATGTGCTTTTACTGATGAAGATTTTCAAGGGTTTTCACGTGGAACATTCGTCCCAACACAATTTGTTTGTCTAACTGAGTACAAAAAAGACTTTAACCTACCAGTAGCTTATCCGTCTTCTAAACTAAACAATGTTCTAGGAAAATATTTATCAAATTTAGGCATGACTCAACTTAGAATTGCAGAAACTGAAAAATATGCACATGTAACCTTTTTTCTCAATGGTGGCATAGAACAAGCTTTTAACGGTGAAGAACGTGTGTTAATTCCTTCACCTGATGTAGCTACTTATGACTTACAACCTGAAATGAGCGCATTTGAACTCACTGATGCATTGGTTGAAAATATTGAAAGCCAGAAATATGACTTAATTATTTGCAATTTTGCTAACACTGATATGGTAGGACATTCTGGCAAACTAGATGCCACTATTAAAGCTGTTGAAGCCGTTGATACTTGCTTAGGGATTATTTACAAAGCTATGTTTGCCATTGGTGGTGAAATGCTAATCACTGCTGATCATGGCAATGCAGAACAAATGATTAACCCTCAAACAAATGAAGTACATACAGCACACACCAATAATCCAGTACCTTTAATTTTTGTTAGTAACCGAAAGGCAGATATTATGAAACCAGGGAAAGGCGCATTGTCAGACATTGCACCAACATTATTAGCAATGATGGATATTGAAAAACCAGATGAAATGACTGGAAATAGTTTGTTAACATTTAAGTAAAATAACAAGATTAACCTCTCAAGGAGACTCATGAAACAAGCTAATTTTATTGCCCCTTCAATTCTTTCGGCAGACTTTTCCAGACTAGGTGAAGAAGTTGATAATGTACTTAAAGATGGTGCTGATATCATCCACTTTGACGTAATGGACAATCACTATGTACCAAATTTAACCATCGGTCCTTTGGTATGTGAAGCACTTAAAAATCATGGCGTTAGTGCACCAATTGATATCCACTTGATGGTAAAACCCGTTGATAACATTATCCCCAATTTCATAAAAGCTGGTGCGTCATATATTACTTTTCACCCAGAAGCATCAGAGCATATTGATAGAACATTAGGTATGATTCAAGAAGGAGGTTGTAAAGCTGGCCTAGTATTCAATCCTGCAACACCAATACACGTACTAGAAAATGTTATGAGCAAGCTAGATATAATTTTATTGATGTCTGTCAATCCCGGCTTTGGTGGACAGTCCTTTATTCCTCATACATTAGACAAATGTCGTGAGGTCAGAAAACTAATTGATGCAAGTGGTAGAAACATTCGTTTAGAGATTGATGGCGGTATAAAAATTAACAATATTCATGAAATATCCAAAGCTGGTGCAGATACATTTGTTGCTGGCTCTGCAATCTTTAAAACTGACAATTACAAAACAACCATAGATGCAATGCGCATGAAGCTTGTTGAAGTTTAATTAACTTGAAGAGTTAACCTAACTTTGGTATAATACGTCGTTAGATTAAATCTATTTATACCTACAAATAACAATAGATTTAAAGTTGAACTTAGGGTTATATGATTCTAAGCTCAAAGGTAAAGATACCAAACTTATTTTAATGTACCATATAACTCGACATATATTTAGTCAGGAGTCTTGTAAAAGAATTGACTAGTAGAAGTTTTAAAAGAAGGTGTCAATAAGCGCTTTACTAACTCTAACCTCCTTGGAGAAGATATAATGGCAAAAACGTCAATGAAAAAAATGCTAGAAACTGGTGTACACTTTGGTCACCGTGCTCGTTTCTGGCACCCAAAAATGAAGCGCTTTATTTATGGTACTCGTAATGGTATTCATATTATCAATCTAGAAAAAACACTTCCCATGTTTAATGATGTGCTTAACTTTATAAACAAAACTGTAAAAGCTGGTAGATCTATCTTATTTGTAGGTACAAAAAGAGCAGCAAGCAACATTATCAAACAAGAAGCTATACGTTGTGGCATGCCATACGTCAATCACCGTTGGTTAGGCGGCATGATGACTAACTATAAAACCATCAAAGCTTCTATTAAACGACTAAAAGATCTCGAATTTTTAGCAGAAGAGAACTTTAATCAATTTGGCAAAAAAGAAGCACTCATAATGAAACGTGAAATGAAAAAATTAGAACGTAGCCTAGGCGGTATTAAAGATTTAGGAAGTATTCCAGATGTTGTATTTGTGATTGATACTGGAATTGAAAAGAATGCAGTAGCAGAGGCTAAAAAACTACACTTACCCATTATTGGCATTGTAGATACCAACCATAACCCTGAAGGTATTGATTATGTTATCCCTGGCAATGATGATTCTATTAGAGCAATTGGTTTTTACGCAAGAGAAATTGCAAACACTATTTTAGAAACCAAAGCTACTTATAGCTCACCAATAAATAAAAAAGTTTCAGTTAAAAAATCAGAAACTCAAAAACCAAAAATTAAAAAAGCACCTGTTGAACAAATACTAGTAAAAAAAAGTTACTAACACACCTATGAAAAAATACCAATCTAAAAAGATAAATTTAACAACCCTTAAATAAAATAAAAAAACTAATTTAATTGTTTCTACTGAAATAAAGCAAAATATAGCTATTAACAGTTCAAACAAATACTAAGACTAAACAACACATTATACCAATACATTGTTATATCTTAAAAGATACAACAAAAATAGGAAATTAATTATGAAAATTACAGCCTCTTTAGTTAAAAAGTTAAGACAAAGAATGGGAGCAGGTATGATGGATTGTAAAAAAGCCTTAAATGCAACCAATGGTAATATAGAAAAAGCTATTGATTTAATGCGCACTTTAAATACTACCAAATCCGCTAAAAAATTAGATCGTATTACAATCGAAGGCTTAGTCAAAATTAACATTAGCGCTAATAAAAAAACAGTTACTATTTTAGAAGTCAACTCTGAAACTGATTTTGTTACCAAAAGTGATACTTTTATTAGCTTTGTTAATATGCTAGGAGTGTTAGCACTGAAAACAACACCTACTAATATTGAAGAATTTTTATCTCAACCACTAAGCAACGGAGACTCAATAGAAAAAGCACGTGAAGAAATTATTGCAAAAGTAGGTGAAAATATTACGATCAGACGTGTACAAACAATCAAAACGAATAATGGTATTATTGGTACATATA belongs to Candidatus Vesicomyosocius okutanii and includes:
- the tsf gene encoding translation elongation factor Ts, giving the protein MKITASLVKKLRQRMGAGMMDCKKALNATNGNIEKAIDLMRTLNTTKSAKKLDRITIEGLVKINISANKKTVTILEVNSETDFVTKSDTFISFVNMLGVLALKTTPTNIEEFLSQPLSNGDSIEKAREEIIAKVGENITIRRVQTIKTNNGIIGTYKHMDRIAVVTILEKGDETLAKDIAMHIAATNPECITEAELSSDLLEREKAIFIEQSKKSGKPNNIIEKMIIGRMKKFVNGVTLYGQPFIKNHDTTIGKLMQLNNTQVKFFVRFEVGEGIEKKEKNFVDEVMAQI
- the rpsB gene encoding 30S ribosomal protein S2 is translated as MAKTSMKKMLETGVHFGHRARFWHPKMKRFIYGTRNGIHIINLEKTLPMFNDVLNFINKTVKAGRSILFVGTKRAASNIIKQEAIRCGMPYVNHRWLGGMMTNYKTIKASIKRLKDLEFLAEENFNQFGKKEALIMKREMKKLERSLGGIKDLGSIPDVVFVIDTGIEKNAVAEAKKLHLPIIGIVDTNHNPEGIDYVIPGNDDSIRAIGFYAREIANTILETKATYSSPINKKVSVKKSETQKPKIKKAPVEQILVKKSY